Proteins encoded by one window of Paraburkholderia terrae:
- a CDS encoding DUF3597 domain-containing protein — MSIFGTIVSKIFGKAKPAETLPAEPIAPAPAEASAGAPVSTALADVDVAAVMDQLAAANPQKLDWRRSIVDLMKLLDVDSSLDHRKQLAGELKYGGDTNDSASMNIWLHKQLMTALAANGGKLPADLTS; from the coding sequence ATGAGCATCTTTGGAACCATCGTCAGCAAGATTTTCGGCAAGGCCAAGCCAGCTGAGACGCTGCCCGCCGAACCCATCGCGCCGGCGCCTGCGGAAGCGTCGGCAGGCGCACCTGTCTCGACGGCGCTTGCAGACGTCGATGTCGCGGCCGTGATGGACCAGCTGGCCGCGGCGAACCCGCAAAAGCTCGACTGGCGTCGTTCGATCGTCGATCTGATGAAGCTGCTCGACGTCGACAGCAGCCTCGATCATCGCAAGCAGTTGGCGGGCGAACTGAAGTACGGCGGCGACACGAACGATTCGGCGTCGATGAACATCTGGCTGCACAAGCAGTTGATGACGGCGCTCGCCGCGAATGGCGGCAAGCTGCCCGCCGATCTCACGAGCTAA
- the ahpC gene encoding alkyl hydroperoxide reductase subunit C gives MPIINSQVKPFKATAYHNGDFVTVTDESLKGKWSVVVFYPADFTFVCPTELGDLADRYAEFKKIGVEIYSVSTDTHFTHKAWHDTSDTIQKIKYPMIADPTLAISRNFDVLIEEEGLALRGTFVINPEGEIKLCEVHDNGIGRDAGELLRKVQAAQYIAAHPGEVCPAKWTPGAETLTPSLDLIGKI, from the coding sequence ATGCCGATCATCAACAGCCAGGTCAAACCGTTCAAGGCCACCGCATACCACAATGGCGATTTCGTGACCGTCACCGACGAAAGCCTGAAGGGCAAGTGGTCCGTCGTCGTGTTCTATCCGGCCGACTTCACGTTCGTGTGCCCGACCGAATTGGGCGATCTGGCCGACCGTTACGCAGAATTCAAGAAAATCGGCGTCGAAATCTACAGCGTGTCGACGGATACGCACTTCACGCACAAGGCATGGCACGACACGTCGGACACGATCCAAAAGATCAAGTACCCGATGATCGCTGACCCGACGCTGGCAATCTCGCGCAACTTCGACGTTCTGATCGAAGAAGAAGGTCTGGCACTGCGCGGCACGTTCGTGATCAACCCGGAAGGCGAGATCAAGCTGTGCGAAGTCCACGACAACGGCATCGGCCGTGACGCTGGCGAACTGCTGCGCAAGGTGCAGGCTGCGCAATACATCGCGGCGCACCCGGGTGAAGTTTGCCCCGCCAAGTGGACGCCGGGCGCAGAAACGCTGACGCCGTCGCTCGACCTGATCGGCAAGATCTAA
- the cyoA gene encoding ubiquinol oxidase subunit II: MLARKTLRACLLPVSIGLTAFLTGCQLEVLDPKGSVGVAEKSLIATATWTMLLVVVPVILLTLFFAWRYRASNKSAVYAPKWAHSTAIEVVVWTIPALIILFLGILTWRTTHELDPYKPIESNVKPIDVEVVALDWKWLFIYPDLGIASVNQLAMPVGTPVNFHITSDSVMNSFFIPQLGTQVYAMAGMQTRVHLIADEPGNYAGVSANFSGKGFSDMKFRTLAVSAADFNAWVQKVKASPERLDMDGYYAVAKPSEKDPVRYFSAVDPKLFRNVIAKYNSGHVVDFRDANCITNTSKE; this comes from the coding sequence ATGTTAGCCAGAAAAACCTTAAGAGCTTGCCTCTTACCGGTCAGCATCGGTCTGACCGCGTTTCTCACGGGATGTCAACTTGAAGTGCTCGACCCGAAGGGCAGCGTCGGCGTCGCCGAGAAGTCGCTGATCGCGACAGCGACGTGGACGATGCTGCTGGTCGTCGTGCCCGTCATTCTGTTGACGTTGTTTTTTGCGTGGCGCTACCGCGCGTCGAACAAAAGCGCGGTCTACGCGCCGAAGTGGGCGCACTCCACGGCAATCGAAGTGGTCGTGTGGACGATCCCCGCGCTGATCATCCTATTCCTCGGCATCCTGACGTGGCGAACCACGCACGAACTCGATCCGTACAAGCCGATCGAATCGAACGTGAAGCCGATCGACGTGGAAGTCGTCGCGCTCGACTGGAAGTGGCTGTTCATCTATCCCGATCTCGGCATCGCGTCGGTGAACCAGCTGGCGATGCCCGTCGGCACGCCCGTCAACTTCCACATCACGTCGGACTCGGTGATGAACTCGTTCTTCATCCCGCAACTCGGTACGCAGGTCTACGCGATGGCGGGCATGCAGACGCGCGTGCATCTGATCGCGGATGAACCGGGCAACTACGCGGGCGTATCGGCGAATTTCAGCGGCAAGGGCTTTTCGGACATGAAGTTCCGCACGCTCGCCGTGAGCGCCGCCGATTTCAACGCCTGGGTGCAGAAAGTGAAGGCGTCGCCAGAACGGCTCGATATGGACGGCTACTACGCGGTCGCGAAACCTAGCGAGAAAGACCCGGTGCGCTATTTCTCCGCGGTCGATCCGAAGCTGTTCCGCAACGTCATCGCGAAATACAACAGCGGGCATGTCGTCGATTTCCGTGACGCCAACTGCATCACGAACACTTCGAAGGAGTAA
- the ahpF gene encoding alkyl hydroperoxide reductase subunit F: protein MLDANLKTQLKAYLEKVSRPIEIVASVDDSAKSQEMLALLNDIATLSERVSVIERRGDDERKPSFSIGEPGKAAGIRFAGIPMGHEFTSLVLALLQTGGHPIKLDDAVIQQIRELDGDFAFETYFSLSCQNCPEVVQALNIMALINPRIRHVAIDGALFQNEVESRQIMAVPTMFLNGEVFGQGRSGVKEILAKLDTNAGARAAKELEKKPVFDVLIVGGGPAGAAAAIYAARKGIATGVVAERFGGQVLDTLAIENFVSVQETEGPKFATALEQHVKSYEVDVMDVQRAEALIPGKINEVRLASGAVLKAKTIVLATGARWREINVPGEREYRNHGVAYCPHCDGPLFKGKRVAVVGGGNSGVEAAIDLAGLVSHVTLIEFGATLRADEVLQRKLRSLANVTVITQAQTTEITGDGKKVNGLTYTDRASNESKHVELEGVFVQIGLVPNTEWLKGTVELSKHGEIVVDAKGATSVPGVFAAGDVTTVPFKQIVIAVGEGAKASLAAFDHLIRSSVEDLEDAQAAELVEA from the coding sequence ATGCTCGACGCGAATCTGAAGACCCAACTCAAAGCCTACCTCGAGAAAGTCAGTCGTCCTATCGAGATCGTCGCCTCCGTCGACGACAGCGCGAAGTCGCAGGAAATGCTCGCGCTGCTGAACGACATCGCCACGCTGTCGGAGCGCGTCAGCGTGATCGAGCGCCGCGGCGACGACGAGCGTAAGCCCTCGTTTTCGATCGGTGAGCCGGGCAAGGCGGCGGGCATCCGCTTCGCCGGCATTCCGATGGGTCATGAGTTCACGTCGCTGGTGCTGGCGCTGCTGCAAACGGGCGGCCACCCCATCAAGCTCGACGACGCCGTGATCCAGCAGATCCGCGAACTCGACGGCGACTTCGCGTTCGAGACGTATTTCTCGCTGTCGTGCCAGAACTGCCCGGAAGTCGTGCAGGCGCTCAACATCATGGCGCTGATCAACCCGCGCATCCGTCACGTGGCGATCGACGGCGCGCTGTTCCAGAACGAAGTCGAGTCGCGCCAGATCATGGCCGTGCCGACGATGTTCCTGAACGGCGAAGTGTTCGGCCAGGGCCGCAGCGGCGTGAAGGAAATCCTCGCGAAGCTCGACACCAATGCAGGCGCGCGTGCCGCGAAGGAACTGGAGAAGAAGCCGGTGTTCGACGTGCTGATCGTCGGCGGCGGTCCTGCTGGCGCGGCGGCTGCGATCTACGCGGCGCGCAAGGGCATTGCGACGGGCGTCGTCGCGGAACGCTTCGGCGGCCAGGTGCTCGACACGCTGGCGATCGAAAACTTCGTGTCCGTGCAGGAAACGGAAGGGCCGAAGTTCGCCACGGCGCTTGAGCAGCACGTGAAGAGCTATGAAGTCGACGTGATGGACGTACAGCGCGCCGAAGCGCTGATCCCCGGCAAGATCAACGAAGTGCGCCTCGCGAGCGGCGCGGTGCTGAAGGCGAAGACGATCGTGCTGGCGACGGGCGCGCGCTGGCGCGAGATCAACGTGCCGGGCGAGCGCGAGTACCGCAATCATGGCGTCGCGTACTGCCCGCACTGCGATGGTCCGCTATTCAAGGGCAAGCGCGTCGCGGTGGTCGGTGGTGGTAACTCGGGTGTCGAAGCGGCGATCGATCTGGCGGGTCTCGTTAGCCACGTGACGTTGATCGAATTCGGCGCAACGCTGCGCGCTGACGAAGTGCTGCAACGCAAGCTGCGCAGCCTCGCGAACGTGACGGTCATCACCCAGGCTCAGACGACGGAAATCACGGGCGACGGCAAGAAGGTCAACGGTCTGACCTACACGGACCGTGCATCGAACGAGTCGAAGCATGTCGAGCTCGAAGGTGTGTTCGTACAGATCGGTCTGGTGCCGAACACCGAATGGCTGAAGGGCACAGTCGAGCTGTCGAAGCACGGCGAGATCGTCGTCGACGCGAAGGGCGCGACGTCGGTGCCGGGTGTGTTCGCCGCCGGCGACGTGACGACGGTGCCGTTCAAGCAGATCGTGATCGCCGTGGGCGAGGGCGCGAAGGCATCGCTGGCCGCGTTCGATCATCTGATCCGTTCGAGCGTCGAAGATCTGGAAGACGCGCAGGCAGCGGAACTGGTTGAGGCCTGA
- a CDS encoding septal ring lytic transglycosylase RlpA family protein translates to MSTPITPAKPDSVSDNERVQSEVIALQPVGAALQTGHASWYARKFEGRRTANGERYNGYALTAAHRSLPFGTYVRVTSQSTMRSVVVRINDRGPFVKGRIIDLSYAAATALGLTRASSMDVRIERVEQQADTRTASGGSES, encoded by the coding sequence GTGTCGACGCCAATCACACCCGCCAAACCGGATAGCGTGTCGGATAACGAGAGGGTTCAATCTGAAGTCATCGCACTCCAGCCGGTTGGCGCCGCGCTGCAAACGGGCCACGCATCATGGTATGCGCGCAAGTTCGAGGGACGCCGCACTGCAAACGGAGAACGCTACAACGGCTACGCGTTGACGGCTGCGCATCGCTCGCTGCCGTTCGGCACTTATGTGCGCGTGACCTCGCAGTCCACAATGAGATCGGTGGTGGTTCGCATCAACGATCGCGGCCCGTTCGTCAAGGGACGTATCATCGATTTGTCTTATGCGGCGGCAACTGCACTCGGCCTGACTCGAGCCTCGTCGATGGACGTACGGATAGAACGCGTCGAACAGCAAGCAGACACTCGAACGGCATCCGGTGGATCAGAATCTTGA
- a CDS encoding OmpA family protein: MKKLLTIAACALSLSMLAACSGLDRSKEEALNRQAGIEVTQTKEGVQVRLPEKVLFNFNESSLRPDAGPAIARVVVVLSRTQKPMIVEGHTDNVGTREYNQQLSEARAKSVADELERRGISASRITLVGYAFDRPVADNDTPDGRARNRRTEIVVKGESLEAVMGK; encoded by the coding sequence ATGAAAAAACTGTTGACCATCGCAGCCTGCGCCCTTTCCCTGTCGATGCTCGCCGCGTGCAGCGGCCTCGATCGCAGCAAGGAAGAAGCGCTGAACCGGCAAGCCGGGATCGAAGTCACGCAGACCAAGGAGGGCGTGCAGGTTCGTCTGCCTGAGAAGGTCCTGTTCAACTTCAACGAGTCGAGCTTGCGTCCTGACGCAGGCCCTGCGATTGCCCGCGTGGTCGTCGTACTGAGCCGCACGCAAAAGCCGATGATCGTCGAAGGCCATACGGATAACGTTGGCACGCGCGAGTACAACCAGCAGTTGTCCGAAGCGCGCGCGAAGTCGGTCGCGGATGAACTCGAGCGCCGCGGCATCAGCGCATCGCGCATCACGCTGGTCGGCTATGCGTTCGATCGCCCCGTGGCGGACAACGACACGCCCGATGGCCGCGCACGAAACCGGCGTACGGAGATCGTCGTGAAGGGCGAATCTCTCGAAGCGGTGATGGGCAAGTAA
- a CDS encoding branched-chain amino acid ABC transporter substrate-binding protein produces MGCDKKEPPSHEAAQGNGSAAEQVVTIGHAGPLTGGSSHLGKDNENGARLAVEEINKTGLVIAGQKVRLELDGEDDAADPKTGTQIAQKFVDEHVVAVIGHLNSGVSIPASRIYNDANIAEISPSSTNPDYTKQGYKSAYRVVATDAQQGPALGDYALKSLNAKTIAVVDDATAYGKGLADEFAKAAQAGGGRVVAREATTDKSTDFRAILTTIKSSHPDVIMFGGMDSTVGPFIRQAAALGLSAKILSGDGACTEKVAALAGDAVNNLVCSEASLAVSRMPQGAEFEKRFEARFNGPILFNAPFAYDAVYVVVDAMKRANTTDAAKVLAAMPMSDYNGVIGHIAFDAHGDMKEGAITLYHYQDRKKTLLDVVRYSGGSI; encoded by the coding sequence ATGGGTTGCGACAAGAAAGAGCCCCCATCGCACGAGGCCGCACAAGGCAACGGCAGTGCAGCCGAGCAGGTGGTGACGATCGGCCACGCGGGTCCGCTCACGGGCGGCAGCAGCCATCTCGGCAAGGATAACGAGAACGGTGCGCGGCTCGCTGTCGAGGAAATCAACAAGACGGGGCTCGTGATTGCAGGGCAGAAGGTACGTCTCGAACTCGACGGCGAAGACGACGCGGCCGATCCGAAGACGGGCACGCAGATCGCGCAGAAGTTCGTCGATGAACATGTCGTTGCGGTGATTGGCCACCTGAACTCGGGCGTGTCGATTCCCGCGTCGCGCATCTATAACGACGCGAACATCGCGGAGATTTCGCCGTCGTCGACCAATCCCGACTATACGAAGCAGGGCTACAAAAGCGCGTATCGCGTGGTCGCGACGGATGCGCAGCAAGGGCCCGCGCTCGGCGATTACGCGCTGAAGTCGTTGAACGCGAAGACCATTGCCGTTGTCGACGATGCAACGGCCTACGGCAAAGGCCTCGCCGACGAGTTCGCGAAGGCGGCGCAGGCGGGCGGCGGGCGCGTCGTCGCGCGCGAGGCCACAACCGACAAGTCCACCGACTTCCGCGCCATTCTCACCACCATCAAGAGCTCGCATCCGGATGTCATCATGTTCGGTGGAATGGATTCGACGGTCGGTCCGTTCATTCGTCAGGCGGCGGCGCTTGGCTTGAGTGCGAAAATTCTGAGCGGCGACGGCGCATGCACGGAAAAGGTGGCGGCGCTTGCGGGCGATGCTGTGAACAATCTCGTTTGTTCCGAAGCGAGTCTCGCGGTATCGCGCATGCCGCAGGGTGCCGAGTTCGAAAAACGCTTCGAGGCGCGTTTCAACGGTCCGATTCTCTTCAACGCTCCGTTCGCCTACGACGCCGTGTACGTGGTCGTCGATGCAATGAAGCGCGCCAACACCACAGACGCCGCGAAGGTGCTCGCCGCGATGCCCATGTCCGACTACAACGGTGTGATCGGACATATCGCCTTCGACGCACACGGCGACATGAAGGAAGGTGCGATCACCCTATATCACTATCAGGACAGGAAGAAGACGCTGCTGGATGTCGTGAGGTACAGCGGCGGGTCGATTTAA